Within Rothia sp. ZJ932, the genomic segment ACCGGCAATGATGGCGGCAAGCACAGAACCTACTGCGTAGCTGATGATAACGGCAGGCCCCGCGATGGCAATGGCGCCACCCGAGCCCAAGAACAGACCCGTTCCAACTGCTAGACCCAGGGCGATCATCGTCATTTGCCCGTGTGAAAGCGACCGGGAGAGCCCGTTGGCCGCTACCTTCTGAGAAGACATAGATAAACCTTTATTTCTTCAGGTAAAAAGTGTGGGGTGTTTGCTAACAACGGCTAAGCATTGCCAGCAGTACAGGCAATTATGCGCCTTTAGCACCCAAAAATCACTTTGTCATCTTAGTAAGTGGTATAGGCGGCAGTTTCTTTTTTCTTGAACCACTGGATCAGCGGGTAGGTGATGGGCACGAGAACTACTTCAACCAGGCACTTGTAGGCGTACCCGACCAGCAGGTAGTTGAAGAACTGCGGCAGGGTTTCAATGCCCAAGATGGGGGCTGCAATAGAGCAGAAAATGAGAGTATCAGCTAGCTGACCGACCAGGGTTGAACCCACGAGGCGGGCGACCAAGAAGCGTCCGGCGGTGCGCTTTTTCAGTGCCACCATGACCCAGGAGTTGAGCAGCTGCCCCACCAGGTAGCCAAGCAAAGAACCGGCAACAATCAACGGCACGGGGCCGAGCACGGTTTCTAGAGCGGTCTGGTTTTCGTAAAAGTCAGCGCTGGGCAGTTTGATGGTGATCCAGAAGGTGAGCGCCGCAAAAGCTGCTGCGGAGAAAGACGCGAAGATGACGCGCCGAGCCTTGGCAAATCCATAGACCTCAGCGATGATATCGCCAACAATGTAGGCGAGCGGGTAGAGAAAGAAACCGCCGTCGGTGAGGATCGGACCAAACGCTACGCCTTTGGTGGCGGCGATATTTGAGATGACCAAAATCACCGCTGATGCGGCGAGCAAGAGGTCGAAATAGGTGCGGGGTGGACGCGCGGTGCCGGGCAGGGTGGTGTCAGGTGAGCCAGTCATAGAGGTTTTCCTTGAAAGATGCTTGGGCACTCCCTGCGTTTAGGGAGCACCTACTACAGAGAGTGTGTACGTTGTTGCCCGTCTGCCACCCGAGCAGGTTTTATTGTAGCGGGTAAGCGCGGGTAAGACTGAAAGCTGACTGTTCGCTGTGAAACTTTGACCGCGCGCTCTGAGCGGAAAAATTTACTGACAAGTTACGGTAAAGTGTCGTCATGCCCAAAATTTCAGCAGCTTCAAACGCAGCCCAGCGCGAGAATACCCAGCGCGCCATTCTTGACTCTTTCGGTCAGCTTCTTTATTCGCACGGTCTACCCGGTCTGACGATGACGGACGTTGCTAAAAATGCGGGCATCGGCAGAACTGCTGTCTACAATTACTTTGCTGATATGGGTGAGCTACTGGTTGCCTACGCTCTCAATGAGACCGAACGTTTTCTCATTGAACTGCGCGAAAACCTTGAGGGCATTGATAACCCCATTGACAAGCTGGCGGTTTATATTCGCCTTTCGATTGAAGATATGGGTCGCCGCCATATGCCTCCAGGCCCCGCGATGCGCTCGGTGCTCTCCCCCGAATCTTTTGCCAAGCTCGGCAAGCATGTACGTGAGCTACAAATGGTACTGGCGAACATTCTCAGCGAGGCTATTGATCAGCACTATATTCCCGCCAATGACATTCAAGAGATGGCGCTTTTAGTACACGGTTCACTGGGGTCTAGCGCTGACCGCGCCGAAGACGCAGAAGACGTTG encodes:
- a CDS encoding queuosine precursor transporter — protein: MTGSPDTTLPGTARPPRTYFDLLLAASAVILVISNIAATKGVAFGPILTDGGFFLYPLAYIVGDIIAEVYGFAKARRVIFASFSAAAFAALTFWITIKLPSADFYENQTALETVLGPVPLIVAGSLLGYLVGQLLNSWVMVALKKRTAGRFLVARLVGSTLVGQLADTLIFCSIAAPILGIETLPQFFNYLLVGYAYKCLVEVVLVPITYPLIQWFKKKETAAYTTY
- a CDS encoding TetR/AcrR family transcriptional regulator, which translates into the protein MPKISAASNAAQRENTQRAILDSFGQLLYSHGLPGLTMTDVAKNAGIGRTAVYNYFADMGELLVAYALNETERFLIELRENLEGIDNPIDKLAVYIRLSIEDMGRRHMPPGPAMRSVLSPESFAKLGKHVRELQMVLANILSEAIDQHYIPANDIQEMALLVHGSLGSSADRAEDAEDVAERERHIASSIRFIQMGLGARFDAEGHPVALPLEKDALVAA